In the Bradyrhizobium guangzhouense genome, one interval contains:
- a CDS encoding DoxX family protein, producing the protein MISEQRIAPANALPSFGELVDRANALVRTIATPSMVQLVLRLALAVPFWRSGILKWTGFFKLSDVAVTLFTDEFMLHLPGGPYHYPIPATMAFLSGCGEVMFPVLLVLGLGTRFAALGLLFMTVIVELTVPDGWPVHITWAAMALAIMAYGPGRVSLDHLLCRFVMRPDH; encoded by the coding sequence ATGATTTCGGAACAACGCATCGCACCGGCAAATGCCCTGCCCTCTTTCGGCGAGCTGGTCGACAGGGCCAATGCTCTGGTCCGGACGATCGCAACTCCATCCATGGTGCAGCTCGTTCTTCGCCTGGCATTGGCGGTCCCGTTTTGGCGTTCGGGCATCCTCAAATGGACCGGGTTCTTCAAGTTAAGCGACGTTGCGGTGACACTCTTCACCGACGAGTTCATGCTGCATCTGCCAGGCGGCCCCTATCACTACCCGATCCCCGCGACGATGGCCTTCCTGTCCGGCTGCGGCGAGGTCATGTTTCCGGTCCTGCTGGTGCTCGGCCTCGGCACACGCTTTGCCGCGCTCGGGCTCCTGTTCATGACCGTCATCGTCGAGCTCACCGTGCCCGACGGCTGGCCGGTCCACATCACCTGGGCGGCAATGGCGCTGGCCATCATGGCCTATGGACCGGGCCGGGTCTCGCTCGATCATTTGCTTTGCAGGTTTGTGATGCGTCCCGACCACTAA
- a CDS encoding HvfC/BufC N-terminal domain-containing protein: MQPEPDASYAAAFAPALLDPVGEIPSIVTGPCGKSAVKCYNVHRNNVTVSLIDALASIYPAVQRLTGADFFRAMARIHVRKTPPASPLLFDYGRDFPAFIESYEHAQSLPWLADVARIERAWLDAYHAADSAPLLPSSLARVAPDRLAGLVFTVHPATRVVRSPYAAVSIFAANRGGSESAGTIDASVPEDALITRPDVEIVVQLLPPGGAVFLTCLMSGSMLAEAAAAALEDAPDFDLATNIAGLFEAGAFASLSSGDAR; encoded by the coding sequence ATGCAGCCTGAACCGGATGCCTCCTACGCGGCCGCGTTCGCGCCTGCCTTGCTCGATCCGGTCGGCGAGATTCCGAGCATCGTGACGGGGCCTTGCGGCAAGTCAGCCGTCAAGTGCTACAACGTCCATCGCAACAACGTCACGGTTAGCCTGATCGACGCGCTCGCGTCGATCTACCCGGCGGTGCAGCGCCTGACCGGTGCAGATTTCTTTCGCGCCATGGCGCGTATCCATGTTCGCAAGACCCCGCCGGCGTCGCCGCTGCTGTTCGACTACGGGCGCGATTTTCCCGCCTTCATCGAAAGCTACGAGCACGCTCAATCGCTGCCCTGGCTCGCCGATGTCGCGCGGATCGAGCGGGCCTGGCTTGACGCCTATCACGCCGCCGACAGCGCGCCGCTCTTGCCATCCTCTCTCGCCAGGGTCGCGCCGGATCGTCTGGCCGGCCTCGTTTTCACCGTGCATCCGGCGACCCGGGTGGTACGGTCGCCTTACGCGGCGGTGAGCATCTTTGCCGCCAACCGCGGCGGCTCGGAGTCTGCCGGCACCATCGACGCCTCCGTACCGGAAGATGCCCTGATCACGCGGCCGGACGTCGAAATCGTGGTGCAGCTGTTACCGCCGGGCGGCGCGGTCTTCCTGACCTGCCTGATGTCGGGATCCATGCTGGCAGAAGCCGCCGCTGCGGCGCTGGAAGACGCACCTGATTTCGATCTCGCCACCAATATCGCCGGCCTGTTCGAGGCGGGCGCCTTCGCCTCGCTGTCGTCTGGAGACGCAAGATGA